The Bacillus sp. F19 DNA segment TGGCACAGCCATTGTGTGTAATCGCCATTTTATTATGGATCGTAACAGCGTATATCCTTTCGCTGTATATCCCTATTATCTTTTTATTCATGGGGATCTCTGTTGTAACTCTTCCAATAATGTGGTTTTCCCTGCATTCCTTTAACAAATTGGAGACAAAATGAATGAATTAAAAGATTAAAAGGGGTGTTGCTATGAAAAAGATGACTTCGAGATTATTGCTGCAATACATCTTTTCTTATTTGATTATATTTTTTGTTCCATTTTCTGTAATGGCCTTCATTTTATATCACAATTCTGTTTCCAGTATAAGAGAAGAAATTGAACTGTCAAATTTGCATAATTTAAATCATGTGAAAAACCTGATAGACAGCCGCATGCAGGAGCTTAGCAAGATCGGAACTCTAATATCATATGATCCAAATCTTACTCCTTATATGATAAAGATGAAGGAAAATCATCCTGAGGCAATAAAAAGCCTGGATAAATATAAAGAAAACAGCTCTATCATAACGGACCTTTATCTCTACTATAATGAGCAGGATCATATTTACTCTTCTGAAGGACTAATGTCAACAAATACATTCATAGAATACAAGACAACCTATACGGAAATGAAGACATTTCTGAAAGATATAGAGTCCTCAACCTACCCTTTTATAAGCAATAATCTGAAATTATCCAACAATACAACCGCCTATATTTATCCGCTTCCCTCAGGGGCTGTAAAGCAATACGGCAGTGTCATTTTTAAACTGAAAGACTCTTTCTTTAAAGACATGATTAACAATATTCTTGGTACATACGAGGGGAAAGTATTTATTTTAGATCATAATAATAAAGTAATTGCGACCAACAATAGGTATTCCGAAACCATCGATTTAAACCAGATCGAAAAGATAGCTTCTTCAAAAAAATCATTTATTGGAGAACTTAAAATTGATGGAAACTCCTATTCTATTTCATCCGTAAATTCAGAAAGAAGCAACTGGTCATTTGTTGCAGCCATACCTACTGAGCAATTTTATGGAAAAGTATCAAAATTCAGCACGTTTATATGGCTGATTATACTTGGGATCGCAGCCGCGGCTTCAATTCTTGCCATCATGCTGGGTTTATACCAATATCGTCCGATCAAAAAAATAATTGAATTTATTAAAAATAAAGATGAAAGCTTACAATTTACGAGTATTAACGAACTGGATACCGTGCGCAGCACTTTAGAAAACATTTATCTCAATCAGGAACAGTTAAATAAAATCGTATTGCATCAGGAGCCACTCGTACGTGATCAATGCTTAATGATGCTTTTGCAAGGACAGATGGATAAATATATACAGTCAGAAGGCTTATTGGAATCGCTGAACATTCAAATTGATGGTCCCTATTCATTTGTATTTACGACAGAATTAACAAGCAGGCAGCTAAGCACCATTGATATGAAGGAACTTGAGCTTTCCTCAAGCAGTTTAATAAAAGAGGTGACTATTTTTAGTGTTGAATTAATTAATAATAAGACTATGGTTTATGTGGCCAATGGAAATTCTGATCATCCTTCTGTTAAAGAAAGACTTATTAATGAATTTCAAAGAATCCTAATGAAGCACAATCCCAATCCCAAAATTGGTGTAGGTGAAACGTATAAAGGAATTAATCACATAAATCGTTCTTTTATTGAAGCATCAGCAGCCTTGGAATTCGCAAAATTAAGCGAGAAAAGAGATATAATTGCATTTACAGAAATAGATGAACTCAATGAAAAAATGTGGATCCCTAAAGAATACCTTTTAAAATTGTCGATGAGCTATAAACAGGGGGATGCTGAAATTGCATCTGAAACAATCATAACTTTGTTTAATTGGCTTCGAGACAACAGTTCATCTATTCATTTACTAAAAGGGATGACCTATGACGTTGTAAACACAATCACTAAAACAGTGAATGACATGAATGTATCCTGTAATTTCGGCAAAATCTATCAATTGATAGAAAGACAGTCATTTATCGAGATTGAAAAAAACTTAATTGAAATGACAATTGATATCTGTGCAGAAATTTCAAAAACAAAAGAATCTCAAAAAAATCAATTAGAGCAAAATATTCTCGATTATCTTACAACCCACTACGCTGAGTACGAATTAAGCCTTGAAGGAATGGCAGAGCAATTTGGCTTATCAAGCTCTTATCTGAGCCGTTTTATAAAAGAACAGACAGGAACAACTTTCTCACAGTATGTATGGAACTTACGGACAGACGAAGTTAAGAAACAACTGCTGCAGACTAATTCTTCAATTAAAAAAATTATATCTGAGGTAGGATATATTGACGTACCGAATTTTATCAGGAAATTCAAAAACTCTGAAGGAATTACACCTGGTCAATTCAGAAAATTATATACAAAAGCCACGGAATAACTGAGGGACAGTCAAAATAACACAAGAAGCCTTTTCCTGAATGTGAAAAGGCTTCTTTTCTTCTTTCTACTTAATGTGAGTGAAACCAGATTGAATGACCGCTGCAGATACTTCATGGTCCCGATATACACCTATTAGCTTTCCATCCTTCCCGGCTGCAAACAGCACAGACCGTTCAGCTTCCAGCAGGAACTCATATGTTGATCCGTTTTGTGTATTTTGTATTTCCATCTCAACATCTTCCCCGCATTCCGAAACAAAGATAAACAGATCCCCAGAATGAAAACTGAGCTTGCGCCCATATATACCTGGGTAATCGCCTTTTATCCATTTTAAATCTTCAGCGACACCAGCAATATTCAAAGCATGCTTATAAAGGCTGGAAATTGGTTCATTTCTTTCGTTTAGTTCAATTGATAACGGTGACCACAAAAGCTTCCCTTTTCCGATATTATATTGCTGAATCTCTGTTGGCTGTATACAATCAAGCGGGATCTCCTTTATAACTTCTGCTATTCGTTTGTCTGGGAACGATGCGAGATGCCTTGTATTATTAATGAACATAAATTCTTCTCTTCTAATATTTCCAACTGAAGTTTTACCGACAATACGCTTTGCTCTTTCAGTCTTATTCCAATACTCATCCAAGCTTATTGGTCCGGTATATAGCAATGTAGCTTCAGTAGCTTCCACTATTTCAAGAAGCTTTTCAAAAGCATTTGTATTAAAGGTATGCGCACTTGGCACTATGATTAATTTAGACGGATTTATCCTTAAATCATCCAGATGATATTCACTTATAGCCCGAAAAGCTACATTTAATTCATAGGCCATAACTCTAGTTAATCGTGAAGTAGAATCAAAAGCCAAACGCCTATTTGAAAAATCATTGGAAAATGGGAAAATAACAGCCACTTCTTCAATCTTTCTTCCTTCAAATATGTGGCTGATGTCTTTCATAAACGCCCCAAAATCATACGATACATTAGCCTCTGGCTTTTCTGTGCCATCGGCTCTTAATGCTCCGATATTAGACTCATTTATATTGTTCATAAAATAATTTGTATTCCATATCCATTGAACAGCGCCAGCCCCGGCCCCAGCGAAAGAATAAGCATATTTCCTTTCGAGAATATTCCTTAACTCTTCTTCGTTTCTCTTTGCGAGATTATCTGGACGCTCGACATACATGATTCCTGTTTCTTGAATTAAATTTGGTTTATTTGGAGCTTTAGTAAAGATGCTGTCCCATAAAAGCTGATCCATAAACCACCAAGAGTGATTCGTTGTATAGTCTACAGCCTCTTCATAAAACATCGGTGAGGGTCTTTGAGACGTCAAAGCTTCATCCTGTCCCACTGTGACCAATTGATCTGGTGTGAAATGCTTAATTGCTGCTGTTAAATCTTTTGCCCATTTATTATGCATATCCATGGTGTAGAAGGTATAGTCGAACCATTTTAGTCCGCGATTTCCCCAAGCCATGTTTTGAATATGTGAATTGATCTCACTAGGTTCAGGGGTATTGATGCTGTTGAAATCAGAAATTTCTGCCGGAGTTACATTCCAATTTTCTTGAAGGTTTTCAATCGTTTGATGTTTACTCTTTAACCAATTGCGGAATTCCTTTTTATCGTACGAATCATGAAGAGATCTCGGTCCTGAAAATCCCCGATTTGGATCAAACATAGATGGCTCATTAATTAAGTCCCAATTTAAATTCTTCGTCTCTTTATGTCTTTGCACAAATGTTGTAACAAACCGTTTTTGCGCTTCTACACTCCTTGGATCTAAGTATGGATTTTCTCCATCCCACATTTCCGGTGTGAATGAGAAAAAGCAGAACGTAACATCAATTTCATATTTTTTCGCACAAAGAACAAACGCATCTAAAGCTCTCAAGACTTCCTCACTTACGTGCCCGTCAACAAACATTATGTTGCGGTAAGCGGTCCAGATGCCTGTTCTTACATAATTAATATTTGCCTTTTTCATCTGGGCAAAATCACGATCCCAGACCGCAGGGTTTGGCAGAAATAAAAAATAGCGCGATACATCTGAGGTCATGTAAGTCATGCCGACAATAGGTAAAGGCTTCCCGTTCTTTCGGAAATAATCCCGATCGACTGTTAAAGGCTCCCCTTTACTTAATAAAGATCGATCCATTCCCCAGAATCCCTGCTTATAAATCCTTTTTTCTCCTTCATTTGATGTCGCCGTACACACAACATCATATAAGCCAGGTGAGATTGTAAGGTCAGGATGAATTCTTTTAAAATCCAAGTAGCTTGAAACAGCTGCATTAAAACTATGAGTAAATACTTCAGCATGATCTTTTGTAATTTTTATCTCAAAAGTCCATTCTGTGCTCTTCTTATGAATTGACTGAAATTGAAGGGAAATTGCCGGTGATTCATTCAATTCATAACAGGCATAATTAGTTTTCAGCCAAATTTCTGTAACGCCGCAGTTAATGTATTGGGAAAGACTTTCTATTAGGTGAATGCTTTGTTCATGATAAAAAGAATTAGACAGCTCTTGATTAATAAAAATCCATCTTCCGCCCGGAAATTTCCCCTTATAATTTTCTATCAATACAACAGGAGCCGTTATTTTTCTTTCTCCCTTATTTTCACCTGTAAGCAAAGGGTAAATCCTGGCATCCATAGGTCCGTTAGAACCCATTTCTTTTTCTATTGAACTTTTTTTTGTTACATGCAAAATAAAATTATAGGTGTCTTCTTTAGAAAATAGAGCTTCAAAGCCATCAAGTAATGGAATTTCCTTATTATGATTCAGGGTTTTTACATCTCCAGATTTTACTGAGAGCGCTTCATGTATGTTTAAATGCATGTGATAACCGGTTTGTTCTCTTTCTATTTCCCACGAACCATTTGTAAAGTTACAAGGCTCGCGAAAAGGAATACCGCCAAGATATAAAAGCCCCTTACCCTTTTCTAAAAATGTCGATATATCGCCCCAGGATCTTTTAGGAAAATAAGGACCATGCATGTGGATAAAACTGCTATATACAGGATTCCTAAGTTCCATTTCCAAATTCTTCGAATCCACAACAGTAAACTTTTCCTTTAAAAGATTTAACCATTCACGTGTTGGCCTTAATCCAGAAAATGGAAACGTTTCATCATAAAATACCAGAACCTGCTTCAACTAAAATCCCCCCATATCTGTAAAAAAATCTATTGCCGATAATAAAAGAGCACCTCATAATTGAAAAGCTCTGCATCAGTTTACCATTCCTAGTGGTTCGTACAATATGTGTATTATGACTAGGCTTTGTAAGAATTTACTTTCCATTAAAGACCGTCTATTTCTGCTAATCTTGTATCAATATATTTCCACAGAAACATCCTATATTTTTTGTAAAAAGACAAATGAAAAAGGGAAAGGAACTTGTTATTCCTCCCCCTGTCCATTGTTTACTTAAACTTTTGTATAAAAGCAATTGCTTCAGTAATATCTTGTATTGGATTTGTTTTAACTTCTCTTTCTATTGTCAGGTAGCCCCTGTAATCTACCTCTTGAAGAGCTGCAAAGTAATCTGTAAAATTCACATGGCCCATACCCAGCGGCACTTCCATAAAATATTCTCCTGAACTAACCATCTCGGCAATTTTCTTATGATCTGTTCCGCTGTCATGGCCAAGGAACCCATAAACATAGCTTGGATCAACTGGTTTGTATTGGATTCCATCTTTGACATGAGTATGGACGAGATACTCTTTAAGCAATTTAACCCCCTCAACTGGATCATCTCCAGTTACCATAACCATATTTGCAGGATCAAAATTAACGGAAACACCATTTGTACTGAGCGAGTCTAAAAATGATTTCAGCCGTTTAGCCGTTTCAGGGCCTGTCTCGATGGCAAAGTAAGCATTCAAGCTCTTCGCATAAACACCCAGCTCCTCACATGCACTTTGCATAGAATCATATATTCTGGAGCCGGGATCCTCAGGTATGATTCCAATATGAGTAGTCACAATGTTTGTACCCAGCTCTACTGCCAAATCTAAAATTCTTTTTGATTTCTCTATTTTTAATGGGTTAAGACCATGATCTTGAAATCCGTGTCCGCCTAAGTCCCCACAAAGGGCACTTATCTCTAAGCCTAATTCTTCTATCATTGATTTAAGATTTTTTCTGGCTGCTGATAATAAATTTTCAGGACTCATTTCACCTGAAACAGCGTAGATCTGAACACCATCCGCACCGAGCTTTTTTGCTGTTATTAAGCCTTCTTCAAGCGGCAATTGCAAACTGTCAACAATAATACCCGTTTTATTCTTTAATTTCTTGGTATCCATTTTAACTCTCCCTTCCTTTATAAGCAGCTCTGTTTTGTCGTACTCACATTCTAGAATTTAACTTCATCCCAGATTCGGCGGACGTTATCCATGCCAATTCTGGTGCCTTCCTGACAGTTTTCCATCCCCTCAAATTCTACCGTTAAATATCCATCGTAGCCTGATTGCTTGACCAGCCTTAATGCTTCACGGATATTAATATCCCCATGCCCAACAATAGCCCCGCGCAGATAATTATTGTTTACAGTTCTGAACCAGTCACCGCCACCGGGATTCTCATAGTAAGGGCGTATATAAAAGTCTTTGACATGGACTGTCTTGGCATATTTTACATTCTTCTTTACTCCCACCAGAGGGTCTTCGTCAATGCATAAGAAATTACCTATATCAAGTGTTGTTTTAAAATTATCCCGTTTTACAGCATGAAGCACCCGCTGTACACGATCACTTGATTGTACGTTGAAGCCATGATTTTCAATTGTTGTTGTTATGCCAAATTGATCTGCATAATCAGCAATCAGCTGACTTCCTCTTACCATCTGCTCAAAGTGCTCTTCAAAATAGTGTATGGTCATTTCTTCTTGCTCTAGTCTAAATGCAGTAACATCATGCCGCATAATTTTAATGCCCATTCGGTTAACAACATCCACATGTTTTTTTAATCTGTCTACCTCTTCTAAAAACGCTTGTTCCGTTTCCTGGATAAAATTAGCCGGGAGGGAATAGGCAGATAATTCTATTCCTGCATCAAGAGCTTTTTCTCTTATTGCATCTGCCAGTTCGGTATTGTCAACTACCGAAAAACCGTATGGAACGAGTTCAAGATGAGTACCCCCATTATCAGCTACCCATTGTACTGCATCCAATATGGTAAGGCTTCCATTTGTAATATCCTTTAATAAGCTATAAGAACTAATTCCAACTTTCACTATGCATACACTCCTTATTTTATGATTCTGCAAGATAAATTTTTTTGCTTGTTTAAAGCTAATTTGAGAGATGAAACTAGTTTACTGACCAGGCAATATCTTTGCACAATGCCGTGCTTCTCGAATGATCAGGGCTAACAGCCAGCAGTTCTAAATAGGTTTTTCGTTCATAATCTCTATTTTTTAATTGATGAATATAGTAAACTTCATCATAAATTCTTCCTACTAACTCGCGATTCCTTTCTCCTGTTACATGGTATATTTCGTAAAATAAGACGTTTTCCGCATCGAAGTCCCAGGATAGGAATACATCGGCTGTTCCCTCACTCATTTTCAGGTGATCAATTGTAAATCCGGTTGGCTCTTTTGGTTTTTCTGTTTTTTCTCCTTTTGCCAAATGAATTTGACCAAGATTCAGACAATAATCTCTTTGGCCGTTAGCAACTTGCATTCCAATGGCTGCAATTACTCTCCCTTTAAAGTTAGCCAGTGAAAGAGAATTGGCAGTCCAATCAGATGTCATTTTTTCTTCACTATCCACCCAATAGAACTGATAAGGCTGATCTTCAAAAATAAGACCAAACTTAAAGTCTTTTGAGTGATCTTTTAGATTGCTTTTGTATGTAAATGAAAGAGAAACATCATCATCTACTGTTAAGCATGTCTTAAAAAGTCTTATTTCTGCTGTTTGATCCTCCGTTAAATCTCCGCTTATTTTAAGTGATGAGCCTCCATCGTAGGCTGTTTGGTAATCATAAGAAACAGAGATTGGATGATCTGACCTGCTGTTTGTCACCCACCATTGCCATGTTGGCAAAATATCTTGAATACTGGCATTATTCCATTCTTCCGTGCTTGCCAGTTTCCCATTAATAAAGAATCTTTTCCCATGCCCTGTATTGAAACTTGTAAGAAAAGGATAGGAACCAATAACAGACCTCTCAGGTATATAATGAGCAACACCGTCCCAGCAGCGAAACTCTTCGGGATTGACTGCTTTATATTCATCTTTGTACGGCTTATATACTGTTCTCCCTATAGGATCTAAAGGACTTTCTGTTGGACCGCACCAATAACGTCTTTCTCGTCTATATACTTCTTCTTGATCTTCTGGGTCCAATTTATTATCATAGCGATTCCATACAAAATCTGTGCCGAACAGAGCCCAGCCAGTTCTAGGCTCACCGTTCTCAGGGAATATTAATCTCGTATCATATGGGGGGTTATATCCATATTTATCATTTTCTGTTCCTGCAAATACTTCTGTATAAGGGTCTAAACCTATTTTTTCAGCATGGCTATTAGAATACTCCAAACGCTTATCGTTCCACGCATAATTTAAGAAAATACTGTTGCTGACCCTTTCTGCCCCATCTCTTACCCAAATCTCATTTTTTTCGTTAAACTCATTCTGATAGTTTAACTTTCCATCTTTAAGAATTGCATCATACCATTGAACATGAAAAGGCTTTGATGCTTTTTTTTGCATGTATTTCATCATTTTCATTAAACTCTCACTGTCTTTTTGTGTGATAGTAGCTTCCTGATTAATAAAGTATCCATCAAACCCGAAATATTCACACATTTCAAGCAGTTTGTCAGCAACTGGAAAGGTATGATCTTCTTTCTCCTCAACCCATTCAGAAAAGTTTTGGCCTTCA contains these protein-coding regions:
- a CDS encoding AraC family transcriptional regulator; the protein is MKKMTSRLLLQYIFSYLIIFFVPFSVMAFILYHNSVSSIREEIELSNLHNLNHVKNLIDSRMQELSKIGTLISYDPNLTPYMIKMKENHPEAIKSLDKYKENSSIITDLYLYYNEQDHIYSSEGLMSTNTFIEYKTTYTEMKTFLKDIESSTYPFISNNLKLSNNTTAYIYPLPSGAVKQYGSVIFKLKDSFFKDMINNILGTYEGKVFILDHNNKVIATNNRYSETIDLNQIEKIASSKKSFIGELKIDGNSYSISSVNSERSNWSFVAAIPTEQFYGKVSKFSTFIWLIILGIAAAASILAIMLGLYQYRPIKKIIEFIKNKDESLQFTSINELDTVRSTLENIYLNQEQLNKIVLHQEPLVRDQCLMMLLQGQMDKYIQSEGLLESLNIQIDGPYSFVFTTELTSRQLSTIDMKELELSSSSLIKEVTIFSVELINNKTMVYVANGNSDHPSVKERLINEFQRILMKHNPNPKIGVGETYKGINHINRSFIEASAALEFAKLSEKRDIIAFTEIDELNEKMWIPKEYLLKLSMSYKQGDAEIASETIITLFNWLRDNSSSIHLLKGMTYDVVNTITKTVNDMNVSCNFGKIYQLIERQSFIEIEKNLIEMTIDICAEISKTKESQKNQLEQNILDYLTTHYAEYELSLEGMAEQFGLSSSYLSRFIKEQTGTTFSQYVWNLRTDEVKKQLLQTNSSIKKIISEVGYIDVPNFIRKFKNSEGITPGQFRKLYTKATE
- a CDS encoding beta-galactosidase, with the translated sequence MKQVLVFYDETFPFSGLRPTREWLNLLKEKFTVVDSKNLEMELRNPVYSSFIHMHGPYFPKRSWGDISTFLEKGKGLLYLGGIPFREPCNFTNGSWEIEREQTGYHMHLNIHEALSVKSGDVKTLNHNKEIPLLDGFEALFSKEDTYNFILHVTKKSSIEKEMGSNGPMDARIYPLLTGENKGERKITAPVVLIENYKGKFPGGRWIFINQELSNSFYHEQSIHLIESLSQYINCGVTEIWLKTNYACYELNESPAISLQFQSIHKKSTEWTFEIKITKDHAEVFTHSFNAAVSSYLDFKRIHPDLTISPGLYDVVCTATSNEGEKRIYKQGFWGMDRSLLSKGEPLTVDRDYFRKNGKPLPIVGMTYMTSDVSRYFLFLPNPAVWDRDFAQMKKANINYVRTGIWTAYRNIMFVDGHVSEEVLRALDAFVLCAKKYEIDVTFCFFSFTPEMWDGENPYLDPRSVEAQKRFVTTFVQRHKETKNLNWDLINEPSMFDPNRGFSGPRSLHDSYDKKEFRNWLKSKHQTIENLQENWNVTPAEISDFNSINTPEPSEINSHIQNMAWGNRGLKWFDYTFYTMDMHNKWAKDLTAAIKHFTPDQLVTVGQDEALTSQRPSPMFYEEAVDYTTNHSWWFMDQLLWDSIFTKAPNKPNLIQETGIMYVERPDNLAKRNEEELRNILERKYAYSFAGAGAGAVQWIWNTNYFMNNINESNIGALRADGTEKPEANVSYDFGAFMKDISHIFEGRKIEEVAVIFPFSNDFSNRRLAFDSTSRLTRVMAYELNVAFRAISEYHLDDLRINPSKLIIVPSAHTFNTNAFEKLLEIVEATEATLLYTGPISLDEYWNKTERAKRIVGKTSVGNIRREEFMFINNTRHLASFPDKRIAEVIKEIPLDCIQPTEIQQYNIGKGKLLWSPLSIELNERNEPISSLYKHALNIAGVAEDLKWIKGDYPGIYGRKLSFHSGDLFIFVSECGEDVEMEIQNTQNGSTYEFLLEAERSVLFAAGKDGKLIGVYRDHEVSAAVIQSGFTHIK
- a CDS encoding sugar phosphate isomerase/epimerase, whose translation is MDTKKLKNKTGIIVDSLQLPLEEGLITAKKLGADGVQIYAVSGEMSPENLLSAARKNLKSMIEELGLEISALCGDLGGHGFQDHGLNPLKIEKSKRILDLAVELGTNIVTTHIGIIPEDPGSRIYDSMQSACEELGVYAKSLNAYFAIETGPETAKRLKSFLDSLSTNGVSVNFDPANMVMVTGDDPVEGVKLLKEYLVHTHVKDGIQYKPVDPSYVYGFLGHDSGTDHKKIAEMVSSGEYFMEVPLGMGHVNFTDYFAALQEVDYRGYLTIEREVKTNPIQDITEAIAFIQKFK
- a CDS encoding sugar phosphate isomerase/epimerase — translated: MKVGISSYSLLKDITNGSLTILDAVQWVADNGGTHLELVPYGFSVVDNTELADAIREKALDAGIELSAYSLPANFIQETEQAFLEEVDRLKKHVDVVNRMGIKIMRHDVTAFRLEQEEMTIHYFEEHFEQMVRGSQLIADYADQFGITTTIENHGFNVQSSDRVQRVLHAVKRDNFKTTLDIGNFLCIDEDPLVGVKKNVKYAKTVHVKDFYIRPYYENPGGGDWFRTVNNNYLRGAIVGHGDINIREALRLVKQSGYDGYLTVEFEGMENCQEGTRIGMDNVRRIWDEVKF